One region of Streptomyces davaonensis JCM 4913 genomic DNA includes:
- a CDS encoding helix-turn-helix domain-containing protein, protein MDAAQQEATARARELQRNWYGEPLGALFRKLIDDLGLNQARLAGVLGLSAPMLSQLMSGQRAKIGNPAVVQRVQLLQDLAGQVADGSVSAAEATERMEEIKKSQGGSVLSNSTQTTSSSGAPTVKRVVREIQSLLRSVAAAGDIIDAADTLAPSHPELAEFLRVYGAGRTSDAVAHYQSHQS, encoded by the coding sequence ATGGACGCCGCACAGCAGGAAGCCACCGCAAGAGCGCGGGAACTGCAGCGGAACTGGTACGGGGAGCCGCTGGGGGCGCTCTTCCGTAAGCTCATAGACGATCTTGGTCTCAACCAGGCTCGTCTGGCGGGGGTACTGGGACTGTCCGCACCGATGCTGTCGCAGCTGATGAGCGGTCAGCGGGCGAAGATCGGCAATCCGGCCGTGGTGCAGCGGGTGCAGCTGCTCCAGGACCTGGCCGGACAGGTCGCGGACGGCAGTGTGAGCGCGGCCGAGGCCACCGAGCGCATGGAGGAGATCAAGAAGTCGCAGGGGGGCTCGGTGCTCAGCAACTCCACGCAGACGACGAGCAGTTCGGGGGCGCCCACGGTGAAGCGGGTGGTCCGCGAGATCCAGTCGTTGCTGCGCTCGGTCGCCGCCGCCGGTGACATCATCGACGCCGCGGACACCCTCGCCCCGAGCCATCCGGAGCTGGCGGAGTTCCTGCGGGTGTACGGCGCCGGCCGCACCTCCGACGCGGTGGCGCACTACCAGTCCCACCAGAGCTGA
- a CDS encoding DUF6344 domain-containing protein encodes MARNKVMTLWTAIVTAFLALCTALGLITSTAAAAVPQTESARNSGSDSDGTEQAAVPALSPWAWAAYARSLPPTMKQRIRAEAHGKTPSCRHRSLTDTEADTEAAPDAGSEAGPAAGSEPGSEALDCGSTTIPAQAKAPATPIPLQR; translated from the coding sequence ATGGCCCGGAACAAGGTCATGACGCTGTGGACCGCCATCGTCACCGCCTTCCTCGCGCTGTGCACGGCGCTCGGACTCATCACCTCGACCGCCGCCGCGGCGGTACCGCAGACCGAGTCGGCCCGCAACAGCGGCAGCGACAGCGACGGCACCGAGCAGGCCGCGGTGCCCGCGCTGTCCCCCTGGGCCTGGGCGGCCTACGCCAGGTCACTGCCCCCCACGATGAAGCAGCGCATCCGCGCCGAGGCACACGGCAAGACCCCGAGCTGCCGCCACCGCTCGCTGACGGACACGGAAGCCGACACGGAAGCCGCGCCGGACGCCGGTTCGGAAGCCGGACCAGCAGCCGGATCGGAACCCGGATCGGAAGCCCTCGACTGCGGCTCGACCACCATTCCGGCCCAGGCCAAGGCCCCTGCCACGCCCATCCCGCTGCAACGCTGA
- a CDS encoding DLW-39 family protein, producing MKKLLLVALAAIGGLLVYRQIQADRAEQDLWTEATDSVPTGS from the coding sequence GTGAAGAAGCTTCTCCTGGTCGCACTGGCCGCCATCGGCGGGCTCCTCGTGTACCGCCAGATCCAGGCGGATCGCGCCGAGCAGGATCTGTGGACGGAGGCGACTGACTCCGTGCCCACGGGTTCGTGA
- a CDS encoding serine/threonine-protein kinase, protein MGEVFAGRYELVDPIGRGGVGAVWRAWDHRRRRYVAAKVLQQSDAHSLLRFVREQALRIDHPHVLAPASWAADDDKVLFTMDLVGGGSLVHLIGDYGPLPPSLVCTLLDQLLSGLAAVHAEDVVHRDIKPANVLLEATGTGRPRLRLSDFGIAMRLGEPRLTETNLVVGTPGYLAPEQMLGAEPDFPSDLFAVGLVALYLLEGAKPDAKALIEYFAAHGTPGAPKGIPEPLWQVVSTLLQPDPLARFRTATGARKALAAAAELLPEPGPDDELIEIFDQLGPLPKGFGPNGPLKKAPGVETTPPQPQQLQEQPPQPEHTPYNPTHVLATPRPYVPQYPTKPPTPTPVPQQPQHQPRHQPSETASTASYTARVPEVPPPVGHRTARRRAARRPGPPAKIAIPLLLLALACYATGFWALAQL, encoded by the coding sequence ATGGGTGAGGTCTTCGCCGGGCGGTACGAACTGGTCGACCCGATCGGACGCGGAGGTGTGGGCGCGGTATGGCGTGCCTGGGACCACCGCCGCCGCCGGTACGTGGCCGCGAAAGTGCTCCAGCAGAGCGACGCGCACTCCCTGCTGCGCTTCGTTCGTGAGCAGGCCCTCCGGATCGACCATCCGCATGTGCTGGCCCCCGCCAGCTGGGCCGCCGACGACGACAAGGTCCTGTTCACCATGGACCTGGTCGGCGGCGGTTCGCTGGTCCACCTGATCGGCGACTACGGTCCCCTCCCACCGTCCCTCGTGTGCACCCTGCTCGACCAGCTCCTGTCGGGGCTCGCCGCGGTGCACGCGGAGGACGTCGTGCACCGCGACATCAAGCCCGCCAATGTGCTGCTGGAGGCCACCGGCACGGGCCGCCCGCGGCTCAGGCTGTCCGACTTCGGTATCGCGATGCGGCTGGGCGAGCCCCGGCTGACCGAGACCAACCTCGTGGTGGGCACGCCGGGTTATCTCGCGCCCGAGCAGATGCTGGGCGCGGAGCCGGACTTCCCCTCGGACCTGTTCGCCGTAGGGCTGGTGGCGCTGTATCTGCTGGAGGGGGCCAAGCCGGACGCCAAGGCGTTGATCGAGTACTTCGCCGCGCACGGCACTCCGGGGGCGCCCAAGGGGATACCCGAGCCGCTGTGGCAGGTCGTGTCGACGCTGCTTCAGCCGGATCCACTGGCGCGGTTCCGCACGGCGACCGGCGCCCGCAAGGCGCTCGCCGCGGCGGCCGAGCTGCTCCCGGAGCCGGGCCCCGACGATGAGCTGATCGAGATCTTCGACCAACTCGGGCCCCTGCCCAAGGGGTTCGGGCCGAACGGGCCCCTCAAGAAGGCCCCGGGAGTGGAGACCACCCCTCCCCAACCCCAGCAGCTCCAGGAACAGCCCCCACAACCGGAGCACACCCCGTACAACCCCACCCACGTCCTGGCCACCCCCCGCCCGTACGTCCCGCAGTACCCCACGAAGCCCCCGACGCCGACGCCGGTGCCGCAACAGCCCCAGCACCAGCCCCGTCACCAGCCCTCCGAGACTGCCTCTACTGCTTCGTACACCGCTCGGGTCCCGGAGGTTCCCCCTCCGGTCGGTCATCGCACGGCCCGCCGCCGCGCCGCCCGCCGACCGGGACCGCCCGCGAAGATCGCAATCCCGCTACTGCTGCTGGCCCTGGCCTGCTACGCCACGGGATTCTGGGCCCTGGCCCAGCTCTGA
- a CDS encoding UTRA domain-containing protein translates to MPRTPAVRDSRRHQWEKNRVHHPRSERVGTGVTEHDTGLDCSDLVFHAAYHHTDATEELADAFDVPVGTPLLKRTYRTRHASESAPFSLVTSYLLRDLIAANPALLDPANEPWPGGTQHQLHTVGIEVDRVEERVTARQPTPVETTALELPCGTPVLVLRKTSYDVRGRVVEVGRITLPGDRTELLFTTCLERW, encoded by the coding sequence ATGCCTCGCACGCCCGCCGTCCGCGACAGCCGTCGTCATCAGTGGGAGAAGAACCGGGTGCACCACCCCCGGTCCGAGCGGGTCGGCACAGGAGTCACCGAGCACGACACCGGTCTGGACTGCTCCGATCTGGTCTTCCACGCCGCCTACCACCACACGGACGCGACCGAGGAACTCGCCGACGCGTTCGATGTCCCGGTGGGCACCCCGCTCCTCAAGCGCACCTACCGCACCCGCCACGCCTCCGAGAGCGCCCCGTTCTCCCTGGTCACCTCCTATCTCCTCCGCGACCTGATCGCCGCCAACCCCGCGCTGCTGGACCCGGCCAACGAGCCCTGGCCCGGCGGCACTCAGCATCAGCTGCACACGGTCGGCATCGAAGTGGATCGCGTCGAGGAACGGGTGACCGCCCGTCAGCCCACGCCCGTTGAGACAACCGCACTGGAACTTCCGTGCGGCACTCCGGTCCTGGTGCTGCGCAAGACGTCGTACGACGTCCGGGGCCGCGTCGTGGAGGTCGGACGCATCACGCTGCCGGGCGACCGCACGGAGCTGCTGTTCACCACGTGTCTGGAAAGGTGGTGA
- a CDS encoding glycosyltransferase family 2 protein: MRRRLSIVTAVHGPSARFLPEAYTSLCAQELPAGWEWHWVVQEDGTGDAVAPYVPDDDRVTFRQGRPGGPGVARTIALAHADGPYVKVLDADDRLTPGALARDLAVLESGHGIGWTTSRALDLLPDGSTTGFPDPDEGPVERGAVLAFWRANDFRAQVHPATLCVRRDLLLALGGWMALPASEDTGLLLALNAVSRGWFSAEAGLLYRKWTGQATGQAAHVDPAERAARTAVAEARARMLAATDWTYAG; this comes from the coding sequence GTGCGCCGGCGCCTCAGCATCGTCACCGCGGTTCACGGCCCCTCCGCCCGCTTCCTGCCCGAGGCGTACACCTCCCTGTGCGCGCAGGAGCTGCCGGCGGGCTGGGAGTGGCACTGGGTCGTGCAGGAGGACGGGACGGGCGACGCCGTCGCGCCGTACGTTCCCGACGACGACCGCGTCACCTTCCGGCAGGGGCGGCCCGGCGGTCCCGGGGTCGCCCGCACCATCGCGCTCGCGCACGCGGACGGCCCGTACGTGAAGGTGCTGGACGCCGACGACCGGCTCACCCCGGGGGCGCTCGCCCGGGATCTGGCCGTCCTGGAGAGCGGGCACGGCATCGGGTGGACTACCTCACGGGCGCTTGACCTGCTGCCCGACGGCTCCACGACCGGTTTCCCCGACCCCGACGAGGGTCCCGTCGAGCGGGGCGCGGTGCTCGCCTTCTGGCGGGCCAACGACTTCCGCGCCCAGGTCCACCCGGCCACGCTGTGCGTGCGCCGGGACCTGCTGCTCGCCCTCGGCGGCTGGATGGCGCTGCCCGCCTCCGAGGACACCGGTCTGCTGCTCGCGCTGAACGCGGTGAGCCGCGGCTGGTTCAGCGCCGAGGCCGGTCTGCTCTACCGCAAGTGGACGGGGCAGGCCACCGGCCAGGCCGCGCACGTCGATCCGGCGGAGCGGGCGGCGCGGACGGCGGTGGCGGAGGCGCGGGCACGGATGCTCGCGGCCACGGACTGGACCTACGCGGGCTGA